One Nostoc punctiforme PCC 73102 DNA window includes the following coding sequences:
- a CDS encoding glycosyltransferase family 4 protein, whose amino-acid sequence MQILIYSYNYHPEPIGIAPLMTELAEGLVKRGHQVRVITGMPNYPQRQIYDRYRGKLYVTEQKNGVKIQRSYLRIKSKPNLIDRLLLELSFVFTSLPQALKGERPDVILLTIPPLLVCLPATLIGWLYNCPVVLNVQDILPEAGVRVGLIKNKLMIQALEALEKFAYRTAHTISVIADGFVDNLINKGVPANKIACIPNWVNLNFIRPLPKVNNSWRATHQLDGKFVVLYSGNIALTQGLETVIEAAARLRHLKEIIFVVAGESQALERLQKHCLACGADNVLLLTLQAREKLPQMLAAADVGLIVQKCNVISFNMPSKIPLLLASGRPIVGSVPALGTAAKAIRESGGGVIVEPESAGALAAAVLDLYHQPELAAQLGCKGRKFAVENYSFEQALDRYEELFADAIAKRATNLDILPEMSSKQSLVDI is encoded by the coding sequence ATGCAAATTCTGATTTATTCATACAACTATCATCCAGAACCAATTGGTATTGCACCTTTGATGACTGAACTAGCAGAAGGCCTAGTGAAGCGAGGGCATCAAGTGCGGGTAATTACAGGTATGCCTAACTATCCTCAGCGCCAGATTTACGATCGCTATCGGGGTAAATTATACGTTACTGAACAGAAAAATGGTGTCAAAATTCAGCGTAGTTACCTGCGGATTAAATCTAAACCCAACCTTATAGACCGACTACTGCTAGAGTTGAGCTTTGTCTTTACAAGTTTGCCACAAGCCCTCAAGGGCGAGCGACCTGATGTAATTCTCTTAACAATACCACCGCTACTAGTTTGTTTACCTGCAACTTTGATAGGTTGGCTATACAACTGCCCAGTAGTGCTGAATGTGCAAGATATCCTCCCGGAAGCTGGTGTACGTGTTGGTCTAATTAAGAATAAGTTGATGATTCAAGCTTTGGAAGCTTTAGAGAAATTTGCTTACCGAACTGCACATACCATTAGCGTCATTGCCGATGGCTTTGTAGATAATCTCATAAATAAAGGTGTACCTGCTAATAAAATTGCCTGCATTCCCAATTGGGTAAATCTAAATTTTATCCGCCCTTTACCAAAGGTAAATAACTCTTGGAGAGCTACCCATCAACTCGATGGTAAATTTGTAGTGCTTTATTCAGGTAATATTGCTCTCACGCAAGGTTTGGAAACAGTAATAGAAGCAGCAGCCCGTTTACGTCATCTAAAAGAAATTATCTTTGTCGTAGCAGGCGAATCTCAAGCACTCGAAAGGTTGCAAAAACATTGTCTTGCTTGTGGTGCAGATAATGTTTTGCTTTTAACGTTGCAAGCGCGAGAAAAACTACCACAAATGTTAGCAGCCGCAGATGTGGGGTTGATTGTACAAAAGTGCAATGTGATTTCCTTCAATATGCCTTCTAAAATACCACTGTTGTTAGCTAGTGGTCGCCCAATTGTGGGTTCAGTTCCCGCCCTTGGGACTGCTGCCAAAGCCATCCGAGAAAGTGGTGGTGGTGTTATCGTTGAACCAGAGTCAGCAGGTGCTTTGGCTGCGGCGGTGCTGGATTTATATCATCAGCCGGAATTAGCAGCGCAATTAGGATGTAAAGGAAGAAAGTTTGCGGTAGAAAACTATTCCTTTGAGCAAGCGCTAGACCGATATGAAGAGCTATTTGCTGATGCGATCGCCAAAAGAGCAACAAACTTGGATATTTTGCCAGAAATGAGTTCTAAGCAATCACTTGTTGATATTTGA
- the scyF gene encoding scytonemin biosynthesis PEP-CTERM protein ScyF (ScyF is a conserved protein in biosynthesis systems for the scytonemin, a Trp-derived cyanobacterial natural sunscreen, although it is not absolutely required.), giving the protein MGLVKNLSIGILGTGFIVLTTAAQAKAVTLSYDRSIGSPGFGPGELFVPQGITVDSQGNTLIANGRGVNPDGTPNYNVGNKIEKFSPSGQYIGAIGSGGTGPGQFDEPTTVDFNPVTGDLYAGDVYNNRINQFDSQGNFIRSFANGEFTPLVEGRLFFGPSGVTFDKTGNVYIGDFNGERILKFTPDGQQIGVIGGTLGTAPGQFQGVAGLRISPVSGNIFVADQYNNRVQVLDPNGNPLLAFGSAGSGPGQLLQPIGIEVDDQENVYVADSINSRVQVFDKNGNFLTSFGENARDASGNPVPPPALTGPPFGNPLDLTPGRFNWTGGTSYKDGKLYVGDFFQGRVQVINVEGRKQVPEPGSALGLALLGLGAATITLRKRGQQKPVFSLEKELQKQC; this is encoded by the coding sequence ATGGGATTAGTCAAAAATTTGTCAATCGGCATTCTCGGTACCGGATTCATAGTGTTGACAACAGCAGCCCAAGCCAAGGCTGTAACATTAAGTTACGACAGAAGTATTGGTAGCCCCGGCTTTGGTCCTGGAGAACTCTTTGTTCCCCAAGGCATAACGGTGGATAGCCAAGGGAATACGCTCATAGCTAACGGACGCGGTGTTAACCCGGATGGTACTCCTAACTACAACGTCGGTAACAAAATTGAAAAATTTAGTCCAAGCGGCCAGTATATTGGGGCAATTGGCTCCGGTGGCACAGGGCCCGGACAGTTTGACGAGCCAACAACTGTAGACTTTAATCCCGTAACAGGGGATTTGTATGCAGGTGATGTTTACAACAACCGCATCAATCAATTCGATTCTCAGGGTAACTTTATTAGATCCTTTGCAAATGGAGAATTTACCCCTCTCGTAGAGGGTAGGCTTTTCTTTGGGCCATCTGGTGTGACATTTGACAAAACTGGCAACGTGTACATCGGTGATTTTAATGGCGAAAGAATCCTTAAATTCACACCAGACGGACAGCAAATTGGTGTCATTGGTGGCACTCTGGGCACTGCACCTGGGCAATTCCAAGGTGTAGCAGGTTTAAGAATTTCCCCAGTTAGTGGAAATATCTTTGTAGCTGACCAGTATAACAACCGCGTTCAAGTACTCGATCCAAATGGTAATCCTCTGTTGGCATTTGGTTCAGCAGGTAGCGGACCTGGACAGCTTCTTCAGCCAATTGGCATCGAAGTGGACGACCAAGAGAATGTTTATGTAGCTGATTCTATCAACAGCCGCGTACAGGTGTTTGATAAAAATGGTAACTTCTTGACTTCCTTCGGTGAAAATGCCCGCGATGCATCAGGTAATCCGGTACCGCCTCCAGCATTAACTGGTCCTCCTTTTGGCAATCCCCTCGACCTCACCCCCGGCAGATTTAACTGGACGGGTGGCACAAGCTATAAAGATGGCAAGCTTTACGTGGGCGATTTCTTCCAAGGTCGCGTCCAAGTAATAAACGTAGAGGGCAGAAAGCAAGTACCTGAACCTGGTTCAGCATTAGGTTTAGCATTGCTTGGACTTGGGGCTGCTACCATCACATTGCGGAAACGTGGACAACAAAAGCCAGTCTTCAGTTTAGAGAAAGAACTGCAAAAGCAATGCTGA
- a CDS encoding ScyD/ScyE family protein: MKLKSLTLTLLTVCIAAVSAPKSAEAASLTVVADGLSNPRGIGFDSGGNLYVTESGSGGDGKDGRCIASPSAGYIPLCAGQNGSLLKIGQDGTKTSIISNLTSLALSPSGEQAAGPADIKFDSLGNAYLLTGLAGDPTNRDTVLKSPDLGKLYKVDLSTGGLTTLADFGKYETAFNPDGTDIISNPYAFAIKGETAYVVDGGGNSLYSVGLDGSGIKNVAAVPQKVIDRNKLEFPDLGPDVDPSALPVTQQSVPTGIAIAPDGSLTVSEYTYFPYPEGEARIFNVDPNTLQSNVIADGFTQLTGVAYDPDGNLYALQHINSSEWKEIQQGGIITGDISGSLIKIATDGTRETIWSGDGLEAASGITYGPDGNLYIANRARLAGTGQVIKIDPRVTKVPEPTSAIGLIIAGALGATSMLKRKRSKELVKAETV, translated from the coding sequence ATGAAACTCAAATCACTTACTCTTACACTTTTGACTGTTTGCATTGCTGCCGTTTCTGCACCAAAATCAGCCGAAGCTGCAAGCCTAACAGTAGTTGCCGATGGTCTTAGTAATCCACGCGGAATCGGCTTTGATTCTGGCGGCAACCTTTATGTTACAGAAAGTGGTTCTGGTGGTGACGGAAAAGATGGAAGATGTATTGCATCTCCTAGCGCAGGGTATATTCCTTTATGTGCTGGTCAAAATGGCTCCCTGCTCAAAATTGGTCAGGACGGTACAAAAACAAGTATTATTTCCAATCTAACTTCTTTAGCATTATCGCCTTCTGGCGAACAAGCAGCCGGCCCTGCGGATATCAAATTTGATTCTCTCGGTAACGCTTATCTTTTGACCGGTCTTGCAGGCGATCCAACCAACCGTGATACCGTTTTAAAATCGCCTGACCTCGGTAAATTATACAAAGTAGACTTAAGTACTGGTGGATTGACAACTCTTGCGGATTTTGGAAAATACGAAACTGCATTTAATCCTGATGGTACAGATATAATCTCTAACCCTTATGCCTTTGCCATTAAAGGCGAGACTGCTTACGTAGTTGATGGCGGTGGAAACAGTTTATATAGTGTGGGACTCGATGGCAGTGGGATTAAGAATGTAGCCGCAGTTCCTCAGAAAGTTATAGATAGAAATAAACTTGAATTCCCCGATCTGGGGCCAGATGTAGATCCATCTGCACTTCCTGTAACCCAGCAATCAGTACCGACTGGAATTGCGATCGCTCCAGATGGCAGTTTAACAGTTAGCGAATACACTTATTTTCCTTATCCAGAAGGTGAAGCGCGGATCTTTAACGTTGACCCCAACACCTTGCAATCAAACGTTATCGCCGATGGCTTTACACAGCTGACTGGCGTAGCTTATGACCCTGACGGCAATTTGTACGCCTTGCAACACATCAATAGTTCTGAATGGAAAGAAATTCAACAGGGCGGTATTATCACTGGTGATATTAGTGGTTCTTTGATCAAAATAGCCACCGATGGAACTCGTGAAACTATCTGGAGTGGTGATGGATTAGAAGCCGCTTCTGGCATCACTTATGGCCCTGATGGTAATTTGTATATCGCAAACCGAGCCAGACTTGCAGGCACAGGACAAGTTATCAAGATTGATCCGAGAGTAACCAAAGTCCCCGAACCTACCTCTGCAATCGGTCTGATAATAGCTGGTGCTTTAGGTGCAACTTCAATGCTGAAGCGCAAACGCAGCAAAGAATTAGTGAAAGCAGAGACTGTCTAA
- a CDS encoding ScyD/ScyE family protein, whose product MKLKPFTITILTFCVAAFSGMKAASAASFSVIADGLYNAGGLSFSPDGNLYVTEAGIGGSGACVPPASGQGDSLCYGTSGAVTKVENGKTERILTGLPSLALPDGTGAAGPRDIKFDATGKPYVLIGYATNPAFRDRNLGNTDLGKIIAPNFKTNSWTSVADLANYELANNPDGGEVGSNPLGFVIDGNKLVAVDAGANDLLSFNADGRNLQAITTFPEDILANPVFPPSDTPSNEPAQVPSQSEEVRSAQFATQAVPSSVTKGPDGAYYVSQFTGFPFPEGGAKIYRVGADGLPTIFADGFTQLTDLEFDTEGNLYALQYANQSAWKGDFDGSVIKIAADGTRTTLLSGNGLESPSALTIGADGAVYVTNRGDRPGFGQVLKIENTKSIPEPDSTLGVLAIAALGVGWLHKKRIPTPPINLN is encoded by the coding sequence ATGAAACTGAAGCCATTCACTATTACTATCCTCACTTTTTGTGTTGCCGCTTTTTCTGGAATGAAAGCTGCGTCAGCTGCCTCATTTTCGGTAATCGCCGACGGTTTATATAATGCCGGCGGTCTGAGCTTTAGTCCTGATGGTAATCTCTATGTTACAGAGGCGGGAATAGGGGGAAGTGGCGCTTGCGTTCCACCAGCAAGTGGTCAGGGCGATTCTCTATGCTATGGCACAAGTGGAGCAGTTACCAAAGTTGAGAATGGTAAGACCGAACGCATACTTACAGGACTTCCTTCCTTAGCATTACCAGATGGCACTGGAGCCGCAGGCCCTCGTGATATTAAATTTGATGCTACAGGGAAACCTTATGTTCTGATTGGGTATGCGACTAATCCAGCCTTTCGCGATCGCAATTTAGGTAACACTGACCTCGGCAAAATCATCGCTCCCAACTTTAAAACCAATTCGTGGACGAGTGTTGCCGATTTAGCTAACTATGAACTCGCCAACAATCCCGATGGTGGTGAAGTCGGTAGCAATCCCTTGGGTTTTGTCATAGATGGCAATAAGTTAGTTGCAGTTGATGCAGGGGCAAACGACTTACTCAGCTTTAATGCTGACGGGAGAAATCTGCAAGCTATTACCACATTCCCTGAAGACATATTAGCTAATCCCGTCTTCCCACCCTCCGATACTCCATCCAACGAACCGGCGCAAGTGCCATCTCAAAGTGAAGAAGTGCGATCGGCGCAATTTGCAACCCAAGCAGTACCCTCAAGTGTTACCAAAGGCCCCGATGGTGCTTATTACGTCAGCCAATTTACTGGTTTTCCCTTCCCTGAAGGTGGGGCAAAAATCTATCGAGTTGGTGCTGATGGTTTACCAACAATCTTCGCCGATGGTTTTACCCAACTCACAGACTTGGAATTTGATACTGAGGGCAATTTATATGCTTTGCAGTACGCCAATCAGTCAGCTTGGAAGGGTGATTTTGATGGTTCTGTCATCAAAATAGCTGCTGATGGTACTCGCACAACTCTGCTGAGTGGCAATGGATTAGAGTCGCCTAGCGCCTTGACTATTGGTGCTGATGGTGCGGTATACGTCACAAACCGAGGCGATCGCCCTGGATTTGGACAAGTTCTCAAAATTGAGAATACCAAATCTATCCCTGAACCTGATTCTACTTTAGGCGTATTAGCGATCGCAGCCTTGGGCGTTGGTTGGTTGCACAAGAAGAGAATCCCCACACCTCCCATAAATCTCAACTAA
- the scyC gene encoding scytonemin biosynthesis cyclase/decarboxylase ScyC (ScyC, an enzyme in the biosynthesis pathway for the cyanobacterial natural sunscreen scytonemin, performs a cyclization and decarboxylation on the compound ScyA produces.), translating to MEKNTFATSAYIATSPESAFEYLCSLKNLDEWTLYSRMKEQIDEDTWLGTASGYHKNLYYHVKKLQSPLFYGIEWHCGLEYQKYFQVYPVLLFPTDYIEPGTDEKGVYFHWLSFVDPKRQTQMIMQGIHTVHTSECRSLKGNLERKAGLTSAAKGSHFIDTDTIYVDAPIEIGIEYLKDLQNIDEWAHLLRPNGDITSESGEFKDEYDQKVKVSVRVHSLSKYYLLEQEYFYPEYEYYQRSVALLIPTAYAFADPEASGFILHRITFWKTDGTVSHGKLQIEDFGAESMNIKRLLEAKAGNLKSFDRGMSYLPKIQESLVPN from the coding sequence GTGGAAAAAAATACTTTTGCAACATCAGCTTACATTGCTACTTCACCTGAGAGTGCATTTGAATATCTTTGTAGTTTAAAGAACCTGGATGAATGGACTCTTTATAGCCGGATGAAAGAGCAAATTGATGAAGATACCTGGCTCGGAACTGCATCGGGTTATCACAAAAATCTCTATTATCACGTTAAAAAACTCCAAAGTCCGCTTTTCTATGGCATTGAATGGCACTGTGGATTAGAGTATCAAAAATATTTTCAAGTCTATCCTGTTTTGCTGTTTCCCACCGACTACATCGAGCCAGGAACAGATGAAAAAGGGGTGTATTTTCACTGGTTGAGCTTTGTCGATCCAAAACGGCAGACTCAGATGATTATGCAGGGGATTCATACAGTACACACTTCTGAATGTCGTTCTCTCAAAGGTAATTTGGAACGCAAAGCTGGTCTGACCTCAGCAGCTAAAGGAAGCCACTTTATCGATACTGATACCATTTATGTTGATGCCCCAATTGAAATCGGTATTGAATACTTAAAAGACTTACAAAACATAGATGAGTGGGCGCATCTGTTACGCCCAAATGGTGATATTACTTCTGAATCAGGTGAATTCAAAGATGAATACGATCAAAAAGTCAAAGTTTCCGTGAGAGTTCATTCTTTGAGTAAATACTATTTACTTGAACAAGAATATTTTTATCCAGAGTACGAATATTATCAGCGTTCTGTAGCGTTACTTATCCCAACCGCTTATGCTTTCGCTGACCCCGAAGCTTCTGGTTTCATCCTGCATCGAATCACATTCTGGAAAACAGATGGAACTGTTAGCCACGGCAAACTTCAAATTGAAGACTTTGGCGCTGAGAGCATGAACATCAAACGTTTACTCGAAGCCAAAGCTGGCAACCTCAAATCATTCGACAGAGGAATGAGCTATCTGCCAAAAATTCAAGAATCCCTAGTTCCCAACTAA
- the scyB gene encoding tryptophan dehydrogenase ScyB → MLLFETVREMGHEQVLFCHGKNPEIKAIIAIHDTTLGPAMGATRLMPYVNEEAALKDALRLSRGMTYKAACANIPAGGGKAVIIANPENKTDDLLRAYGRFVNSLNGRFITGQDVNITPDDVRTISQETNHVVGVSEKSGGPAPITSLGVFLGIKAAVESRWQSKRLDGMKVAVQGLGNVGKNLCRHLHEHDVKLFVSDVDPAKAEEAKRLFGATVVEPTEIYSLDVDIFSPCALGGILNSHTIPFLQAQIIAGAANNQLENEQLHSQMLTRKGILYSPDYVINAGGLINVYNEMIGYDEEKAFKQVHNIYDTLLAIFDIAKEQGVTTNDAAKRLAEDRISNSKRSKSKAIAA, encoded by the coding sequence ATGCTGCTATTTGAAACTGTTAGAGAAATGGGTCACGAACAAGTTCTTTTTTGTCATGGTAAAAATCCCGAAATTAAGGCAATTATTGCCATCCATGACACGACCTTGGGCCCAGCAATGGGAGCTACAAGACTCATGCCTTATGTCAACGAAGAAGCTGCTTTAAAAGATGCACTTCGTCTCAGTCGGGGCATGACTTATAAAGCTGCTTGTGCAAACATTCCAGCTGGTGGTGGCAAAGCAGTTATTATTGCTAATCCTGAAAATAAAACAGATGATCTGTTGAGAGCCTACGGACGTTTTGTTAACAGCCTCAATGGGCGTTTTATCACTGGACAAGATGTCAATATTACCCCTGATGATGTCCGAACAATCAGCCAAGAAACTAACCATGTTGTTGGAGTCTCAGAAAAATCTGGTGGGCCTGCTCCCATCACATCATTAGGAGTTTTTCTAGGAATTAAAGCTGCTGTAGAGTCTCGTTGGCAGAGCAAAAGACTTGATGGGATGAAAGTTGCAGTTCAAGGCTTAGGTAATGTCGGGAAAAATCTCTGTCGCCACTTACATGAGCATGATGTCAAGCTTTTTGTTAGCGATGTAGATCCAGCAAAAGCGGAAGAAGCAAAACGGCTTTTTGGCGCAACTGTTGTAGAACCTACTGAAATTTACTCTCTTGATGTAGATATCTTTTCTCCTTGCGCTCTGGGAGGAATTCTTAACAGTCATACGATTCCTTTCCTCCAAGCTCAGATTATTGCTGGTGCAGCTAATAATCAATTGGAGAATGAACAATTACATAGTCAAATGCTCACTAGGAAAGGGATTCTTTACAGCCCAGATTATGTAATTAATGCTGGAGGTCTAATCAACGTCTACAACGAAATGATTGGTTATGACGAAGAAAAAGCTTTCAAACAAGTGCATAACATTTATGACACGCTATTAGCAATTTTTGATATTGCTAAAGAACAAGGAGTTACTACTAACGATGCTGCTAAACGATTAGCAGAAGACCGCATCAGCAATAGTAAGCGCAGCAAGTCTAAAGCGATCGCAGCTTAA
- the scyA gene encoding scytonemin biosynthesis protein ScyA (ScyA, a thiamin diphosphate-dependent enzyme, performs an acyloin condensation during scytonemin biosythesis. It joins a molecule of indole-3-pyruvate to one of para-hydroxyphenylpyruvic acid.), giving the protein MSQNYTGSNSPLITTEPYKEFPANRYVESSRQLDESENNGGTQPFLNDETPATLSVADAIAQMLVNLGVSYAFGVAGGAMASLWGALSNSSIEVLNFRHEAGAAFAATEAHFANNRPTVVFTTAGPGITNALTGLFAARGEGAKVILLSACTSAPQRGRWAIQETSTYTLPSGGIFTAGALFNYAITIESAAQLPQIFRKLAMALAQPGGFVAHLSIPTGVQTSLVEDVALPQLDVTPFPMTASKEAIAKSVELLSSGPFAIWVGFGARDAAEEILELAEKTGAAVMCSPRGKGIFPEDHPQFVGVTGLGGHASVLTYMEQQPPLRTLVLGTRLGEPTSFWSSALVPKEGFIHVDIDPEVPGVAYPQVETFGVRSDIKAFVEELLEQLPDAPRSTTLSLPNPERKAIEPAPEVDYPVRPEVLMAAIQKIIVEGSDAIVMAECGNSFTWSTHLLQFTETNRYRVSTGVGAMGHAVTGVLGAALASNTKAVGIVGDGAMLMNNEISTAVKYKIPAIWIVLNDARYNMCHQGMKILGLKGADATLPPTNFAMIARGMGAEALVVVRESDIEAALEQAIASSVPFLIDVVIDADRPAPSGGRNKSLAAQGIKSSPAKNGAKQVSFPMV; this is encoded by the coding sequence ATGAGTCAAAACTATACTGGTTCCAACTCTCCTCTCATCACTACTGAGCCATACAAAGAATTTCCAGCAAATAGATATGTAGAATCTTCTCGTCAGCTTGATGAATCGGAGAATAACGGGGGAACTCAGCCTTTTTTAAATGATGAAACACCAGCAACGCTCTCAGTTGCCGATGCGATCGCTCAGATGTTGGTAAATTTGGGAGTAAGCTACGCTTTTGGTGTAGCGGGTGGTGCAATGGCCAGCCTTTGGGGGGCGCTATCAAATAGCAGCATAGAAGTGTTGAACTTCCGCCATGAAGCTGGAGCAGCCTTTGCAGCCACCGAAGCACACTTTGCCAATAATCGCCCCACTGTAGTTTTTACCACAGCCGGGCCGGGGATCACTAACGCGCTGACCGGATTATTTGCGGCTCGTGGTGAAGGCGCAAAGGTAATTTTGTTGTCGGCTTGCACCTCTGCACCGCAACGTGGACGTTGGGCAATTCAAGAAACCAGCACTTATACATTGCCCAGTGGGGGAATCTTTACCGCAGGAGCGCTATTCAACTATGCAATCACTATTGAATCTGCGGCTCAACTACCGCAGATTTTCCGTAAACTTGCGATGGCTTTGGCGCAACCAGGCGGATTTGTCGCTCATTTGAGCATTCCCACCGGTGTGCAGACAAGTTTAGTTGAGGATGTAGCTTTACCCCAACTAGATGTTACTCCGTTTCCGATGACTGCTTCCAAAGAAGCGATCGCTAAATCGGTAGAGTTATTATCATCTGGCCCCTTTGCTATCTGGGTTGGTTTCGGTGCGCGTGACGCAGCAGAGGAAATCCTTGAACTCGCTGAAAAAACGGGAGCAGCCGTTATGTGTTCCCCCCGTGGTAAAGGTATCTTCCCTGAAGATCATCCCCAGTTTGTTGGTGTCACAGGTTTAGGCGGTCATGCTTCCGTCTTAACTTATATGGAACAGCAACCTCCACTACGCACACTCGTATTAGGAACCCGCCTTGGTGAACCGACTTCTTTCTGGAGTTCGGCGTTAGTTCCAAAAGAAGGTTTCATCCATGTAGATATTGACCCAGAAGTCCCAGGTGTAGCCTATCCACAGGTTGAAACTTTCGGGGTTCGGTCTGATATCAAAGCTTTTGTGGAAGAGTTATTGGAGCAATTACCGGATGCTCCCCGTTCCACAACTTTGTCGCTACCTAATCCAGAACGCAAAGCAATCGAACCTGCACCAGAGGTAGATTATCCAGTGCGGCCAGAAGTATTGATGGCAGCAATTCAAAAGATAATTGTTGAAGGTAGCGATGCAATAGTCATGGCGGAGTGTGGTAACTCATTTACTTGGTCAACGCATCTACTCCAATTTACCGAAACCAATCGTTATCGAGTCAGCACCGGAGTCGGCGCAATGGGTCACGCCGTTACAGGAGTATTGGGTGCAGCATTGGCAAGCAATACCAAGGCGGTAGGCATTGTAGGCGATGGGGCAATGCTGATGAATAACGAAATCAGCACAGCCGTGAAATACAAAATTCCGGCGATTTGGATTGTCCTCAACGATGCACGTTACAACATGTGCCATCAAGGGATGAAAATCTTGGGATTAAAGGGCGCAGATGCCACACTTCCACCGACAAACTTCGCCATGATTGCTCGTGGCATGGGAGCAGAAGCGCTCGTGGTTGTTAGAGAGTCGGATATTGAAGCGGCATTAGAACAAGCGATCGCATCATCTGTTCCCTTTCTCATTGATGTCGTAATTGACGCTGATCGCCCAGCACCTTCTGGTGGACGTAATAAGAGTTTGGCTGCACAAGGAATTAAATCAAGTCCAGCTAAAAATGGAGCCAAGCAAGTTTCATTTCCAATGGTTTGA